The Microcebus murinus isolate Inina chromosome 1, M.murinus_Inina_mat1.0, whole genome shotgun sequence genome includes a region encoding these proteins:
- the U2AF1 gene encoding splicing factor U2AF 35 kDa subunit isoform X1: protein MAEYLASIFGTEKDKVNCSFYFKIGACRHGDRCSRLHNKPTFSQTIALLNIYRNPQNSSQSADGLRCAVSDVEMQEHYDEFFEEVFTEMEEKYGEVEEMNVCDNLGDHLVGNVYVKFRREEDAEKAVIDLNNRWFNGQPIHAELSPVTDFREACCRQYEMGECTRGGFCNFMHLKPISRELRRELYGRRRKKHRSRSRSRERRSRSRDRGRGGGGGGGGGGGGRERDRRRSRDRERSGRF, encoded by the exons ATGGCGGAGTATTTGGCCTCCATCTTCGGCACCGAGAAAGACAA AGTCaactgttcattttatttcaaaattggagCATGTCGTCATGGAGACAGGTGCTCTCGGTTGCACAATAAACCGACCTTTAGCcag ACCATTGCCCTCTTGAACATTTACCGTAACCCTCAAAACTCTTCCCAGTCTGCTGACGGTTTGCGCT GTGCGGTGAGCGATGTTGAGATGCAGGAACACTATGATGAATTTTTTGAG GAGGTTTTTACAGAAATGGAGGAGAAGTACGGGGAAGTTGAGGAAATGAACGTCTGTGACAACCTGGGAGACCACCTGGTGGGGAACGTGTATGTCAAG tttcgCCGTGAAGAAGATGCGGAAAAGGCTGTGATTGACTTGAATAACCGTTGGTTTAACGGACAGCCGATCCATGCTGAGCTCTCGCCTGTGACTGACTTCAGAGAAGCCTGCTGCCGCCAGTATGAGATGGG AGAATGTACACGAGGCGGCTTCTGTAACTTCATGCATTTGAAGCCCATTTCTAGAGAACTGCGGCGTGAGCTGTATGGGCGCCGGCGCAAGAA GCATAGATCGAGGTCCCGGTCCCGGGAGCGTCGTTCTCGGTCCAGAGACCGTGgtcgtggtggtggtggcggcggcggcggtggcggtggGGGACGGGAGCGGGACAGGAGGCGATCGCGAGACCGGGAAAGATCTGGGCGATTCTGA
- the U2AF1 gene encoding splicing factor U2AF 35 kDa subunit isoform X2, with amino-acid sequence MAEYLASIFGTEKDKVNCSFYFKIGACRHGDRCSRLHNKPTFSQTILIQNIYRNPQNSAQTADGSHCAVSDVEMQEHYDEFFEEVFTEMEEKYGEVEEMNVCDNLGDHLVGNVYVKFRREEDAEKAVIDLNNRWFNGQPIHAELSPVTDFREACCRQYEMGECTRGGFCNFMHLKPISRELRRELYGRRRKKHRSRSRSRERRSRSRDRGRGGGGGGGGGGGGRERDRRRSRDRERSGRF; translated from the exons ATGGCGGAGTATTTGGCCTCCATCTTCGGCACCGAGAAAGACAA AGTCaactgttcattttatttcaaaattggagCATGTCGTCATGGAGACAGGTGCTCTCGGTTGCACAATAAACCGACCTTTAGCcag ACCATCTTGATTCAAAACATCTATCGTAATCCCCAAAACAGTGCACAGACGGCTGACGGCTCACACT GTGCGGTGAGCGATGTTGAGATGCAGGAACACTATGATGAATTTTTTGAG GAGGTTTTTACAGAAATGGAGGAGAAGTACGGGGAAGTTGAGGAAATGAACGTCTGTGACAACCTGGGAGACCACCTGGTGGGGAACGTGTATGTCAAG tttcgCCGTGAAGAAGATGCGGAAAAGGCTGTGATTGACTTGAATAACCGTTGGTTTAACGGACAGCCGATCCATGCTGAGCTCTCGCCTGTGACTGACTTCAGAGAAGCCTGCTGCCGCCAGTATGAGATGGG AGAATGTACACGAGGCGGCTTCTGTAACTTCATGCATTTGAAGCCCATTTCTAGAGAACTGCGGCGTGAGCTGTATGGGCGCCGGCGCAAGAA GCATAGATCGAGGTCCCGGTCCCGGGAGCGTCGTTCTCGGTCCAGAGACCGTGgtcgtggtggtggtggcggcggcggcggtggcggtggGGGACGGGAGCGGGACAGGAGGCGATCGCGAGACCGGGAAAGATCTGGGCGATTCTGA
- the U2AF1 gene encoding splicing factor U2AF 35 kDa subunit isoform X3, with amino-acid sequence MQEHYDEFFEEVFTEMEEKYGEVEEMNVCDNLGDHLVGNVYVKFRREEDAEKAVIDLNNRWFNGQPIHAELSPVTDFREACCRQYEMGECTRGGFCNFMHLKPISRELRRELYGRRRKKHRSRSRSRERRSRSRDRGRGGGGGGGGGGGGRERDRRRSRDRERSGRF; translated from the exons ATGCAGGAACACTATGATGAATTTTTTGAG GAGGTTTTTACAGAAATGGAGGAGAAGTACGGGGAAGTTGAGGAAATGAACGTCTGTGACAACCTGGGAGACCACCTGGTGGGGAACGTGTATGTCAAG tttcgCCGTGAAGAAGATGCGGAAAAGGCTGTGATTGACTTGAATAACCGTTGGTTTAACGGACAGCCGATCCATGCTGAGCTCTCGCCTGTGACTGACTTCAGAGAAGCCTGCTGCCGCCAGTATGAGATGGG AGAATGTACACGAGGCGGCTTCTGTAACTTCATGCATTTGAAGCCCATTTCTAGAGAACTGCGGCGTGAGCTGTATGGGCGCCGGCGCAAGAA GCATAGATCGAGGTCCCGGTCCCGGGAGCGTCGTTCTCGGTCCAGAGACCGTGgtcgtggtggtggtggcggcggcggcggtggcggtggGGGACGGGAGCGGGACAGGAGGCGATCGCGAGACCGGGAAAGATCTGGGCGATTCTGA